The Mercurialis annua linkage group LG2, ddMerAnnu1.2, whole genome shotgun sequence genome contains a region encoding:
- the LOC126669392 gene encoding uncharacterized protein LOC126669392: MTSVVSKVAVIGSGISGAVCASTLAKNGLSVTLFESARGPGGRMSRRREITEDGKELLFDHGAPFFTVNNGDVSRLVDEWESKGVVAEWKDSFGSFDCLSKQFIDIEQDGQRLGKRYVGLPGMNAICKALSNENGVESKFGIGVGKLEWLDDENSWLVMGMDGQNHGSFGGVVASDKNIASSRFKDVTGRPPPLDLSLAPELAMKMQDVPAISCFALMLAFSEPLSSIPVKGFTFKNSEVLSWCHCDSSKPGRSKASELWVLHSTAKYARDVIAQTGLTKPSSAILTKVTEELFQEFKSSELVGSQPVFSKAHRWGSAFPATSIAVEEKCLWDSKKRLAICGDFCVSPDVEGAILSGLAAAAKLLEASSCL, translated from the exons ATGACCTCCGTCGTCTCTAAGGTGGCTGTCATCGGAAGCGGAA TATCAGGAGCAGTATGCGCATCAACCCTCGCCAAGAATGGACTTTCTGTCACGCTTTTCGAATCCGCGCGTGGCCCTGGCGGCCGTATGTCTCGAAGAAG AGAAATTACCGAAGACGGGAAGGAACTATTGTTTGATCATGGAGCTCCATTTTTTACTGTCAACAACGGTGATGTGTCGAGGCTTGTTGATGAGTGGGAATCAAAAGGTGTTGTTGCTGAATGGAAAGACAGTTTTGGCTCTTTTGATTGTCTTTCTAAACAATTTATTGACATAGAACAG GATGGACAGAGGCTTGGAAAAAGATATGTTGGTTTGCCAGGAATGAATGCTATTTGTAAAGCATTAAGCAATGAGAATG GAGTGGAAAGCAAGTTTGGAATAGGAGTTGGGAAGTTGGAGTGGTTAGATGATGAGAATTCATGGTTGGTCATGGGTATGGATGGGCAAAATCAtggttcttttggaggcgtggTTGCATCAGACAAAAATATAGCGTCTTCAAGGTTTAAAGATGTGACAGGACGTCCACCACCTCTAG ATTTGAGTCTGGCTCCAGAATTGGCAATGAAGATGCAAGATGTTCCTGCGATTTCCTGTTTTGCTCTAATGCTAGCATTTTCTGAGCCATTATCTTCC ATACCTGTTAAAGGCTTCACATTCAAAAATTCTGAAGTTTTGAGTTGGTGCCACTGTGACAGCAGCAAACCTGGTCGTTCAAAGGCAAG TGAACTATGGGTGCTGCACTCAACAGCAAAGTACGCCAGGGATGTAATTGCTCAAACTGGACTTACAAAGCCTTCAAGTGCAATATTAACAAAGGTGACAGAAGAATTGTTCCAAGAATTCAAAAGCTCTGAACTTGTAGGCTCTCAGCCAGTTTTCAGTAAAGCTCACCGATG GGGGAGTGCTTTTCCAGCTACCAGCATAGCTGTGGAAGAAAAATGCCTATGGGATAGTAAGAAGAGATTGGCCATATGTGGAGATTTTTGTGTTAGTCCAGATGTTGAAGGCGCTATACTTAGCGGCTTGGCAGCTGCTGCTAAGCTTCTAGAAGCTTCTAGTTGCTTGTAG